A single region of the Gammaproteobacteria bacterium genome encodes:
- a CDS encoding outer membrane beta-barrel protein: MMRKTLLIPMLGTVAALGAAPAIADDYYFGVRGGLTANTLGGAEVADSLNAIPGTNVAVDIDESDTGYEVFGGMRVGDHLYVEASYVNFGDFDMHISGTAVDPDAVAQQAGDEAPMSGSAARLGLRWLVPVTKHVRLLPRIGAFYYSSDTDVTTATDSFSSDNDGFGGTMGFGGGYAFDNGLMLSLGWDFFMGDDESSVGLFGAAAEYGF, from the coding sequence ATGATGCGAAAGACACTCTTGATTCCGATGCTCGGGACGGTGGCCGCGCTCGGTGCGGCGCCCGCAATTGCGGACGACTACTATTTCGGCGTCCGCGGCGGGCTTACCGCCAACACCTTGGGCGGCGCGGAAGTCGCCGACAGTCTCAACGCGATCCCCGGCACCAACGTCGCGGTGGATATCGACGAAAGCGATACCGGTTACGAGGTATTCGGCGGCATGCGCGTCGGCGACCATCTGTACGTCGAAGCCAGCTACGTGAACTTCGGCGATTTCGACATGCATATCAGCGGCACCGCCGTGGACCCCGATGCAGTCGCCCAGCAGGCCGGCGATGAAGCACCGATGTCCGGCTCCGCCGCCCGCCTCGGCCTGCGCTGGCTGGTGCCGGTGACCAAGCACGTGCGCCTGCTGCCGCGTATCGGCGCGTTTTACTATTCATCGGACACCGACGTCACCACCGCGACCGACAGCTTCAGTTCCGACAACGACGGCTTCGGCGGCACGATGGGGTTCGGTGGCGGCTACGCCTTCGACAACGGCCTGATGTTGTCGCTGGGTTGGGACTTCTTCATGGGCGAT